A region of Salmo salar chromosome ssa17, Ssal_v3.1, whole genome shotgun sequence DNA encodes the following proteins:
- the LOC106589648 gene encoding U6 snRNA-associated Sm-like protein LSm8: MSTALESYINRTVAIVTSDGRMIVGTLKGFDQTINLILDESHERVFSSSQGVEQVVLGLYIVRGDNVAVIGEIDEDTDSSLDLGNIRAEPLNSIVH; this comes from the exons ATGTCGACTGCCCTCGAGAGCTACATCAACC GTACAGTGGCCATCGTTACATCTGACGGACGGATGATAGTG GGCACCCTGAAGGGCTTTGACCAGACCATCAACCTGATTCTGGATGAGAGTCATGAGCGTGTGTTCAGTTCCTCTCAGGGCGTGGAGCAGGTGGTCCTGGGACTATACATCGTCAGAGGAGACAACGT TGCTGTGATTGGGGAGATTGACGAGGACACAGATTCTTCGCTGGACCTGGGGAACATCCGTGCTGAACCCCTTAACTCTATAGTCCACTGA